One Malus sylvestris chromosome 14, drMalSylv7.2, whole genome shotgun sequence DNA segment encodes these proteins:
- the LOC126598890 gene encoding quinolinate synthase, chloroplastic-like, which translates to MDASSATTMALRVSSSSSSSSSSSASFKPNKSLPFKFTTFRPPPQPTLLKSLKCIQTPPSSNPNPLKHPRPPPQNPISASPFSCSALTLSPSTSSQTAELVPLKLQTLISEFQSLAEPIDRVKRLLHYAALLPPFDDSARVDSNRVMGCTARVWLQAEIDEEGKMRFAADSDSEITRGFCSCLVSVLDGASPEEVLLVKTDDLSSLNVGLPGAQRSRVNTWHNVLVSMQKKTKALVAQRQGAPPFEPFPSLVVTADGIQAKGSFAEAQARYLFPDESKVEELVNVLKEKKIGVVAHFYMDPEVQGILTAAQKHWPHIHISDSLVMADSAVNMAKAGCEYITVLGVDFMSENVRAILDQAGFEKVGVYRMSNERIGCSLADAASSPSYMSYLEAASRSPHSLHVVYINTSLETKAYAHEVVPTITCTSSNVVQTILQAFVQVPDANIWYGPDSYMGANIRELLQQMARMTDEEIAEIHPEHNRDSIRSLLPRLHYFQDGTCIVHHLFGNEVVDRIKEMYCDAYLTAHFEVPGEMFSLAMEAKRRGMGVVGSTQNILDFIKQRIQEALDRNVSEHLKFVLGTESGMVTSIVAAVRSLLGSARSGGAEINVEIVFPVSSDSVTTSSSSPDLNSVKLGDVILPVIPGVSSGEGCSINGGCASCPYMKMNSLTSLLKVCHHLPAGTNSTLSAYEASRFKLQTPNGKSVADVGCEPILHMRHFQASKKLPEKLISQIIHPSGDGNSVLLN; encoded by the exons aTGGATGCGTCTTCTGCAACAACCATGGCGCTGAGagtctcctcctcctcttcctcctcctcatcgtCCTCCGCTTCTTTCAAGCCCAACAAGTCACTCCCTTTCAAGTTCACCACTTTCCGGCCTCCTCCCCAGCCCACCCTCCTCAAATCCCTCAAATGCATCCAAACGCCGCCGTCTTCCAATCCCAACCCGTTAAAGCATCCGCGGCCGCCTCCCCAAAACCCTATCTCCGCCTCCCCCTTCTCCTGCTCCGCCCTCACCCTCTCACCCTCCACCTCCTCCCAAACCGCCGAGCTCGTCCCTTTAAAGCTCCAAACTTTGATCTCCGAGTTCCAATCTCTCGCCGAGCCGATCGACAGAGTTAAACGCTTGTTGCACTACGCGGCTCTCCTCCCGCCGTTTGATGATTCGGCTCGGGTCGATTCCAACCGGGTCATGGGCTGCACAGCACGGGTGTGGCTGCAGGCTGAGATAGACGAGGAGGGCAAGATGAGATTTGCGGCGGACAGCGATTCCGAGATCACCAGGGGGTTCTGCTCCTGCCTGGTCTCGGTGCTCGACGGCGCGTCGCCGGAGGAGGTGTTACTGGTCAAGACCGACGACTTGTCGTCGCTCAATGTGGGATTGCCGGGCGCGCAGAGGTCTAGGGTTAACACGTGGCATAATGTGCTGGTCAGTATGCAGAAAAAGACTAAGGCTTTGGTCGCCCAACGGCAGGGTGCGCCGCCGTTCGAGCCTTTCCCGTCGCTCGTCGTCACCGCCGATGGGATTCAGGCAAAGGGCAGCTTTGCTGAGGCCCAG GCGAGGTACTTGTTTCCCGATGAATCGAAGGTTGAGGAACTTGTTAATGTgttgaaggaaaagaaaattgggGTTGTTGCACATTTTTACATGGACCCAGAGGTTCAAGGTATTTTAACTGCTGCACAGAAACATTGGCCTCACATCCATATATCTGATTCATTGGTCATGGCGGATTCTGCTGTGAATATGGCGAAAGCTGGTTGCGAATACATTACAGTCTTGGGGGTTGATTTTATGTCGGAAAATGTCCGGGCTATACTTGATCAGGCTGGCTTTGAAAAG GTTGGTGTGTACAGGATGTCAAATGAACGTATTGGTTGTTCATTGGCAGATGCTGCATCTAGTCCTTCGTACATGAGCTATCTTGAGGCAGCTTCTAGGTCTCCACATTCGTTGCACGTTGTCTACATTAATACTTCTCTAGAAACAAAAGCATATGCTCATGAGGTTGTGCCAACAATTACGTGCACATCTTCAAATGTTGTCCAAACCATTTTGCAG GCTTTTGTTCAAGTGCCAGATGCAAACATATGGTACGGACCTGATTCCTACATGGGTGCAAATATTAGAGAATTACTCCAGCAGATGGCTAGGATGACTGATGAAGAAATTGCTGAGATACATCCAGAACATAATAGAGACTCAATCAGATCTTTGCTACCTCGCCTACATTATTTCCAG GACGGGACATGCATAGTGCATCATTTATTTGGAAATGAAGTTGTCGACAGGATAAAAGAAATGTACTGTGATGCATATCTAACTGCCCATTTTGAGGTCCCAGGAGAGATGTTCTCATTGGCAATGGAAGCAAAGAGAAGAGGAATGGGGGTTGTGGGTTCTACCCAGAACATACTAGATTTCATAAAACAGAGGATTCAAGAGGCTTTGGATAGAAATGTCAGTGAGCACCTTAAGTTTGTGTTAGGAACGGAATCCGGAATGGTGACTTCAATTGTTGCAGCAGTTCGTAGTTTGTTAGGTTCTGCAAGATCTGGAGGAGCAGAAATTAATGTAGAAATTGTATTTCCAGTTTCATCAGATTCAGTGACAACATCAAGTTCTTCCCCAGATCTTAACTCTGTAAAACTAGGCGATGTCATACTACCTGTTATACCTGGAGTTTCCAGTGGGGAGGGATGTTCCATCAATGGCGGCTGTGCATCCTGCCCATACATGAAG ATGAATTCTCTCACCTCCCTCCTGAAAGTTTGCCACCACCTGCCTGCCGGGACGAATAGTACCCTTTCCGCATATGAGGCCAGCCGATTTAAACTTCAAACTCCCAATGGGAAGTCAGTAGCAGATGTTGGGTGCGAACCAATACTGCACATGAGGCACTTCCAG GCCTCTAAAAAGCTGCCGGAGAAGCTTATTTCCCAGATCATTCATCCGTCTGGTGACGGAAACTCAGTGTTGTTAAATTAA